In Carassius auratus strain Wakin unplaced genomic scaffold, ASM336829v1 scaf_tig00026729, whole genome shotgun sequence, the following are encoded in one genomic region:
- the LOC113078834 gene encoding uncharacterized protein LOC113078834 — MGVADELCEELFRWIDQQERCADHLKALATELEDMREVMTAGQLVGNTATVLGSAALVGTGIATILTGGLALPSLALAAGITVGAGTATSLILTLVEKWKSSETMKNAEKTADKIWQIQKNIERLKDKLQKECESEGFEVSSSDDVQCEITARILRALAKRSGRDLPLSRLRHLLRSDGLYTNHTYLGFYIDFAFFRTIGSFIAYLGYSAIFLKTAATKGQKYYAPLLVKVTKEMADVSLKAVLKGTGQAAGGIFGLILTFPDLIDNCEELIKNKHQTEASTYLKTKAKEILETVKKLKKPLNELQEMLNQIPEMECHIDLAQEMFGSQIYTRGTICMEYTQSQKQDTKTQEFILLCTKDIGVTKNCSTGKHKSGDNKNKRQKKKATSTIDRSLNQERKLAFQRKPPHKSKTKVKKFQFRLPKIMMSNVRSLPNKIEELQEMMEDVENINSDLMFFTETWLNRNSPSISFEGYRSYRVDRDARLTQKRRGGGLMVLVNEAWATDVEVENIIITPDYELMVVSIRPHDHPEDAPPLTFIHVYIPPGTNMSQAARDIAGVYYDVLEQYPGGPVFLLGDFNHCDITHLLDLEQYVTCPTRYSNTLDQCYGNVPGAYRSECSPPLGRSDHNVIHLIPKNKSDGSDPSKDEKCTHDSTKSRKQ, encoded by the exons ATGGGTGTGGCAGACGAACTGTGTGAAGAGCTCTTCCGTTGGATTGATCAGCAGGAGCGATGTGCAGATCATCTCAAGGCTTTGGCCACCGAGCTGGAGGACATGAGGGAGGTGATGACTGCAGGCCAGTTGGTGGGAAACACAGCTACTGTGCTTGGGTCTGCCGCTCTTGTTGGGACAGGCATTGCAACAATTCTGACTGGAGGCCTGGCTTTACCCTCGCTGGCACTGGCAGCTGGAATCACAGTCGGAGCGGGTACTGCAACTAGTCTTATACTTACGCTTGTGGAGAAATGGAAATCTAGTGAAACAATGAAAAATGCAGAGAAGACTGCTGACAAAATCTGGCAGATTCAGAAGAATATCGAAAGGCTCAAGGATAAACTCCAGAAGGAGTGTGAGAGTGAAGGGTTTGAGGTGTCATCCTCCgatgacgtgcagtgtgaaatcACAGCGAGGATCCTGAGAGCCTTGGCCAAACGCAGTGGTAGAGATCTGCCCCTCAGTCGCCTAAGACACCTCTTGAGAAGTGATGGCCTGTATACAAATCACACATATCTAGGGTTTTATATAGACTTTGCATTCTTCCGCACCATCGGTTCTTTCATAGCATACCTTGGATATTCTGCCATCTTTCTGAAAACAGCAGCAACAAAAGGACAAAAATATTATGCTCCACTTCTTGTGAAAGTTACTAAAGAAATGGCTGATGTTTCACTGAAAGCGGTGTTAAAGGGAACAGGCCAG GCCGCAGGAGGAATCTTTGGGCTGATATTAACATTTCCTGATCTGATTGATAACTGTGAAgagctgattaaaaacaaacatcagacTGAAGCTAGCACATATCTGAAGACAAAAGCTAAAGAAATCCTTGAGACTGTGAAGAAATTAAAAAAGCCATTGAATGAATTGCA AGAGATGCTCAATCAAATCCCTGAAATGGAGTGTCACATTGATTTGGCTCAGGAGATGTTTGGATCTCAAATATACACACGAGGCACCATCTGTATGGAGTATACACAGAGCCAAAAGCAGGACACGAAGACACAGGAGTTTATTCTCCTATGCACAAAAGACATAGGAGTAACTAAGAATTGTTCCACAGGAAAACACAAATCGGGTGACAACAAGAACAAACGACAGAAGAAGAAGGCTACTTCAACTATAGACAGGAGTCTTAACCAGGAGAGGAAACTTGCTTTTCAGAGGAAACCACCACACAAGTCTAAAACAAAAGTAAAGAAATTTCAGTTCCGCCTTCCTAAAATAATGATGTCTAATGTGCGTTCTCTTCCGAACAAAATAGAGGAGCTCCAAGAAATGATGGAAGATGTGGAAAACATTAATTCCGATCTGATGTTCTTCACAGAGACATGGTTGAACAGGAACTCGCCCAGCATTAGCTTCGAGGGATATAGGTCTTACCGGGTTGATCGTGATGCACGGCTAACTCAGAAACGTAGAGGAGGGGGATTGATGGTGCTTGTGAATGAGGCCTGGGCGACTGATGTGGAGGTGGAAAACATCATTATAACTCCTGATTATGAGTTAATGGTCGTGTCCATTAGACCACATGACCACCCTGAGGATGCGCCACCACTTACCTTCATCCATGTGTATATCCCTCCAGGAACTAATATGAGTCAAGCCGCCAGAGACATCGCTGGTGTTTACTATGATGTTCTGGAGCAGTATCCTGGTGGTCCTGTTTTCTTGTTGGGTGATTTCAACCACTGTGACATCACTCATCTCTTAGACCTGGAGCAATATGTCACATGCCCAACCAGATACAGTAACACCCTGGATCAGTGCTATGGGAATGTGCCAGGGGCTTATAGATCTGAATGCAGTCCCCCGCTTGGCCGGTCAGACCACAATGTCATTCATTTGATTCCTAAAAATAAGTCAGATGGAAGTGACCCTTCCAAAGATGAGAAGTGTACACATGACAGTACCAAATCCAGAAAGCAATGA